A genomic window from Periweissella cryptocerci includes:
- the rplA gene encoding 50S ribosomal protein L1 → MANKHGKKYVAALEKVDQTKDYTLDEAVALVKEIDFAGFDATVEIAFNLNVDTRQADQQLRGAVVLPNGTGKDQTVVVFAQGDKAKEAEAAGADVVGDADLIKRIQDGWLDFDVAIATPDMMAQVGRIGRALGPKGLMPNPKTGTVTMDVTKAVKESKAGKVTYRTDRDGNVSVPVGKVSFDAENLVGNLKTISDTVVRSRPAAVKGTYVKHVSIASTFGPSVNVAVDSL, encoded by the coding sequence ATGGCTAACAAACATGGTAAGAAATATGTTGCTGCCCTCGAAAAGGTAGACCAAACTAAGGACTACACTCTCGACGAAGCAGTTGCATTAGTTAAAGAAATTGATTTTGCGGGCTTTGACGCTACAGTTGAAATTGCTTTCAACTTGAACGTTGATACTCGTCAAGCTGATCAACAATTACGTGGTGCCGTAGTTTTACCTAATGGTACTGGTAAAGATCAAACTGTTGTTGTGTTCGCACAAGGTGACAAGGCTAAGGAAGCGGAAGCTGCTGGCGCTGATGTCGTTGGTGATGCTGACTTGATCAAGCGCATCCAAGACGGTTGGTTGGACTTTGACGTTGCTATTGCAACGCCAGACATGATGGCTCAAGTAGGTCGTATTGGTCGTGCACTTGGTCCTAAGGGTTTGATGCCAAACCCTAAGACTGGTACGGTTACTATGGACGTTACTAAGGCTGTTAAAGAATCAAAAGCTGGTAAGGTTACTTACCGGACTGACCGTGATGGTAATGTTTCAGTTCCAGTTGGTAAGGTATCATTCGATGCTGAAAACCTTGTTGGAAACTTGAAGACTATCTCAGATACTGTTGTTCGTTCACGTCCAGCTGCCGTTAAGGGAACTTACGTGAAGCACGTATCTATCGCATCTACTTTTGGTCCTTCAGTTAACGTTGCTGTTGACTCATTGTAA
- the rplK gene encoding 50S ribosomal protein L11 — translation MAKKVVTVVKLQIPAAKATPAPPVGPALGQAGINIMGFAKEFNARTADQAGMLIPVVISVYEDRSFDFITKTPPAAVLLKKAAGVEKGSGEPNTKKVATVTKAQVQEIAETKMQDLNAASVEAAMRMVEGTARSMGFVVEG, via the coding sequence GTGGCTAAAAAAGTCGTAACAGTTGTTAAGTTACAAATTCCTGCCGCTAAGGCAACTCCAGCTCCACCAGTGGGTCCTGCCCTTGGTCAAGCTGGTATCAACATTATGGGGTTCGCAAAGGAATTTAACGCACGTACTGCTGATCAAGCAGGTATGCTTATTCCAGTTGTGATCTCAGTGTACGAAGATCGTTCATTCGACTTCATCACTAAGACTCCTCCAGCAGCCGTTCTTTTGAAGAAGGCAGCTGGTGTTGAAAAGGGTTCTGGTGAACCTAACACTAAGAAGGTTGCAACGGTTACTAAGGCGCAAGTCCAAGAAATCGCTGAAACTAAGATGCAAGACCTTAACGCAGCTTCTGTTGAAGCAGCAATGCGCATGGTTGAAGGTACTGCACGTTCAATGGGCTTCGTTGTCGAAGGCTAA
- a CDS encoding MATE family efflux transporter codes for MIDLTTGSPLKKIMLFSIPLLIGNFFQQMYSFSDTLIVGQTLGVKPLAAVGLTGALQFLVLGFANGLTVGLAIITAQKFGAKDLDGVKKSFAMGIVISLITSIFVTILALKFLPNILHVMRTPADIYEDAYLFIYIIFAGTFAQMAYNLLANVYRAVGDSRTPLIFLVVGQVLNVILELWFILVFHMGVEGAGYATVISQIVSAVLLIAWIPKHLPVLAIKWADFKMVGSRIWEHVRVGYPVALQSSIIAIGSVILQMAINELGTDAVAATTAASKIDQFAVLIFLSFGTAMATYTAQNYGARKFSRIITGAKQITVVVILISFVIGALEIFFADHLVSLFIENGGNAQISTMAQTYFNVVGVTYALLAILFIWRNVLQGTGNSIVPTASGVGELIARTFGGLFLVPILGYFGAMLSNPLSWTASVLVMGIPYVRLMREMKTLQGMEDYRDSKATVES; via the coding sequence ATGATTGATTTAACAACCGGCTCACCATTAAAAAAGATTATGCTGTTTTCGATTCCGTTACTCATTGGGAATTTCTTTCAGCAAATGTACAGTTTCTCGGACACTTTAATTGTTGGCCAGACGTTAGGGGTGAAACCCTTGGCCGCCGTTGGCTTGACGGGTGCCCTGCAATTTTTAGTTTTAGGATTTGCTAACGGTTTGACCGTTGGGTTAGCTATTATTACCGCGCAAAAATTTGGGGCCAAAGATTTAGATGGGGTCAAAAAGAGTTTTGCGATGGGGATTGTGATTAGTTTGATTACGTCGATATTTGTGACGATTTTAGCGTTAAAATTTTTACCAAATATTTTGCATGTTATGCGCACTCCTGCCGATATTTATGAAGATGCTTATTTGTTTATTTATATTATTTTTGCGGGGACGTTTGCCCAAATGGCGTACAATTTGTTGGCCAATGTCTACCGGGCAGTCGGTGACTCGCGCACGCCGCTGATTTTCTTAGTGGTCGGCCAAGTCCTCAACGTAATCTTAGAACTCTGGTTTATCCTGGTCTTTCACATGGGGGTCGAAGGAGCTGGGTATGCGACGGTTATTTCACAAATCGTCTCAGCCGTATTGTTAATTGCTTGGATTCCTAAGCACCTACCAGTTTTGGCAATTAAGTGGGCGGACTTTAAAATGGTTGGTAGTCGGATTTGGGAACACGTCCGAGTCGGTTATCCAGTTGCTCTCCAATCATCAATCATTGCGATTGGTTCGGTCATCTTACAAATGGCGATTAACGAGTTAGGTACCGATGCCGTGGCCGCAACGACCGCTGCCTCGAAAATTGACCAATTTGCCGTGTTGATTTTCTTGTCATTTGGGACGGCAATGGCGACGTATACCGCCCAAAACTACGGTGCCCGTAAATTTAGCCGGATTATTACTGGTGCCAAACAGATTACGGTGGTCGTAATTCTAATTTCATTTGTTATTGGGGCGTTGGAAATTTTCTTCGCCGATCACTTGGTCAGCCTATTTATTGAAAATGGTGGGAACGCGCAAATCTCGACGATGGCGCAAACGTACTTCAACGTTGTTGGGGTCACGTATGCCTTGTTAGCGATTTTGTTCATTTGGCGCAATGTTTTACAAGGAACAGGGAACAGTATCGTGCCGACTGCTTCAGGGGTTGGTGAATTAATTGCCCGGACGTTTGGTGGCTTGTTCTTAGTACCAATCTTGGGCTACTTTGGGGCAATGCTCTCGAATCCGTTATCATGGACGGCTTCTGTGCTGGTGATGGGAATTCCATATGTGCGTTTGATGCGTGAAATGAAGACGTTACAGGGGATGGAAGATTATCGCGACTCCAAGGCTACAGTAGAAAGCTAA
- the nusG gene encoding transcription termination/antitermination protein NusG — MDSIEKQWYVLHTYSGYENKVKANLESRIETMNMTDYIFRVVVPENEVTTVKDGEEKTVIENDFPGYALVEMVMSDEAWFVVRNTPGVTGFVGSHGGGSKPTPLLPEEVDNLMSRMGISARREEKIEIAEGETVKIVAGPFAGMEGVVTSADDEKQLLNVTVEVFGRETPTEMSYDDVDKVETF; from the coding sequence ATGGATTCGATCGAAAAACAATGGTACGTGTTGCACACTTATTCAGGTTACGAAAACAAGGTTAAAGCAAACCTTGAATCACGGATTGAAACAATGAACATGACAGATTACATCTTCCGCGTTGTCGTGCCTGAAAACGAAGTGACAACTGTTAAAGATGGTGAAGAAAAAACAGTCATCGAAAATGATTTCCCAGGTTACGCCTTGGTTGAAATGGTGATGAGTGATGAAGCTTGGTTCGTTGTGCGGAACACGCCTGGTGTGACTGGGTTCGTTGGTTCCCACGGTGGTGGTTCAAAGCCAACACCACTCTTGCCTGAAGAAGTTGATAACTTGATGAGCCGGATGGGAATTTCTGCACGCCGTGAAGAAAAAATCGAAATTGCTGAAGGCGAAACCGTTAAGATTGTGGCCGGACCATTTGCTGGTATGGAAGGGGTTGTTACCTCTGCCGACGATGAAAAGCAATTGTTGAACGTGACGGTTGAAGTCTTCGGACGTGAAACACCTACCGAAATGTCATACGATGATGTTGATAAGGTTGAAACGTTTTAA
- the secE gene encoding preprotein translocase subunit SecE produces MKFLKSVIAEMKIVTWPTAKQNRKDSITVIGTSIFFALFLGAIDWLAQGGITLLSK; encoded by the coding sequence ATGAAATTTTTAAAGAGTGTTATCGCAGAAATGAAGATTGTCACTTGGCCAACCGCTAAGCAAAACCGTAAAGATTCAATCACGGTTATTGGCACTTCAATCTTTTTTGCCCTTTTCTTAGGTGCAATTGACTGGTTGGCTCAAGGTGGAATTACTTTACTTTCTAAGTAA
- the rpmG gene encoding 50S ribosomal protein L33 has product MAQRKIALACSVCGSRNYTIAANPNRTERLEVKKFCKFCGQHTLHRETR; this is encoded by the coding sequence ATGGCCCAAAGAAAAATCGCGTTAGCTTGTAGTGTCTGTGGTTCACGTAACTACACAATCGCTGCGAATCCTAACCGAACAGAACGTTTAGAAGTTAAGAAATTTTGTAAGTTTTGTGGACAACACACGTTGCACCGCGAAACTCGTTAA
- a CDS encoding sigma-70 family RNA polymerase sigma factor, with protein sequence MLDFEQMDTTTLVIALQHEHDELGFVELCNRFKPLFYRLHKKFYNLNFTVDELQQEMRLGLFDCLQKFKAVGYRQTFGAYLKRMLQHRLLDHWRHQQTQKAIFYRENCELLDAEHDHEYLQKRVFYSNLYQADNLLELRETLTEFGYCLNSELERTAYHDILSGRESANNDQKTLMQMSRARTRVRKKLEQYLK encoded by the coding sequence ATGCTGGATTTTGAACAAATGGATACGACAACATTGGTCATTGCTCTGCAACATGAGCATGATGAGCTGGGATTTGTCGAGTTGTGTAATCGTTTTAAACCGCTATTTTATCGGTTGCACAAAAAGTTTTATAATTTGAATTTTACTGTGGATGAATTGCAACAAGAAATGCGTTTGGGCTTGTTTGATTGCTTGCAAAAATTTAAAGCGGTTGGGTATCGGCAAACGTTTGGGGCGTATCTCAAACGGATGCTGCAACATCGGTTGTTAGATCATTGGCGCCACCAGCAAACCCAAAAGGCCATTTTTTACCGTGAAAATTGTGAGTTGTTAGATGCTGAGCATGACCATGAATATCTACAAAAACGGGTATTTTATAGTAATTTATATCAGGCTGATAACTTACTTGAGCTCCGTGAAACGTTGACGGAATTTGGCTATTGCTTGAATAGTGAACTGGAACGGACAGCGTATCATGATATTTTGAGTGGGCGAGAAAGTGCAAATAATGACCAGAAAACCCTGATGCAGATGAGTCGGGCGCGAACTCGGGTCAGGAAAAAGCTTGAACAGTATCTCAAATAA
- the rlmB gene encoding 23S rRNA (guanosine(2251)-2'-O)-methyltransferase RlmB yields the protein MPSNYEKPRGNRDNKPRRPKRDDKPRTDRAKRDDRPRRDAKLRTDRPVRDESGVPAPLGDFVIGRHPAIEALKSDQEINKVWLQEGMRADAMKEIMDLAKEKGLVIQSAPKSKLDDLSDNQNHQGVVLSVAAFKYASIDDMFAAAAAKDEAPFFLILDSIEDPHNLGSIMRTADAAGVHGIIIPKRRAVQLTATVAKTSTGAIEHVPVARVTNLVAAVEDLKKKGLWIFGTDMNGTDYRKWDAKGPVALIIGNEGKGVSQLLKKSVDEMLTIPMIGHVQSLNASVAASLLIYQGFSTRHPF from the coding sequence ATGCCAAGTAATTACGAAAAGCCACGCGGAAATCGCGATAACAAACCACGTCGTCCAAAGCGTGATGACAAGCCTCGGACTGATCGGGCGAAACGCGATGACCGCCCCCGGCGCGATGCTAAGTTGCGTACTGATCGGCCAGTTCGTGATGAAAGTGGTGTGCCTGCACCATTGGGTGACTTTGTCATTGGTCGCCACCCCGCTATCGAAGCTTTGAAATCAGACCAAGAAATTAATAAAGTTTGGTTACAAGAAGGAATGCGCGCGGATGCCATGAAAGAAATCATGGACTTGGCGAAGGAAAAAGGTTTGGTTATCCAATCAGCGCCCAAGAGTAAATTGGATGATTTGAGTGATAATCAAAATCACCAAGGGGTAGTCTTGTCAGTGGCAGCATTCAAGTATGCTTCAATTGATGACATGTTTGCAGCCGCAGCGGCTAAAGACGAAGCCCCATTCTTCTTGATTCTTGATTCAATTGAAGATCCCCACAACTTGGGTTCAATCATGCGGACCGCTGATGCAGCTGGGGTGCACGGAATTATCATTCCAAAGCGCCGCGCAGTGCAATTAACGGCGACCGTTGCGAAGACTTCAACGGGTGCAATTGAACACGTCCCAGTGGCCCGTGTTACGAACCTTGTTGCGGCGGTGGAAGACTTGAAGAAAAAGGGTCTCTGGATTTTTGGCACCGACATGAACGGAACTGATTACCGTAAGTGGGACGCTAAAGGCCCAGTTGCATTGATCATCGGCAATGAAGGTAAGGGTGTTTCACAACTTTTGAAAAAGTCAGTTGATGAAATGTTGACGATCCCAATGATCGGTCACGTACAATCATTGAATGCCTCAGTAGCTGCTTCATTGTTAATTTACCAAGGTTTCTCAACGCGTCACCCATTTTAA
- a CDS encoding Mini-ribonuclease 3: MTADYKQMNGIALAYMGDAIYEVFVREHLLDKGMVKPTHLHHTATRYVSAKAHAALYALMEADDILSEEEQNYFRRGRNAKSHTGAKNTDVVTYRTSTGIEALFGYLYLSRQEDRLNFLANWCIEQVEAGRTLNNAK, from the coding sequence ATGACAGCTGATTATAAACAAATGAATGGGATTGCGTTAGCTTATATGGGTGATGCAATCTATGAAGTGTTCGTCCGTGAACATTTGCTGGATAAGGGGATGGTCAAACCAACCCACTTGCACCACACGGCAACCCGCTATGTGTCAGCCAAGGCGCACGCAGCGTTGTATGCTTTGATGGAAGCAGATGATATTTTAAGTGAAGAAGAACAAAATTATTTCCGTCGTGGTCGGAATGCTAAGTCACACACTGGTGCCAAAAACACTGATGTGGTCACTTATCGGACCTCAACTGGAATTGAAGCTTTGTTTGGCTATCTCTATTTAAGTCGGCAAGAAGATCGACTGAATTTTTTAGCTAATTGGTGTATTGAACAAGTTGAAGCAGGAAGGACATTAAATAATGCCAAGTAA
- the cysS gene encoding cysteine--tRNA ligase: MLRVFNTMTREKEDFHPITEGIVNMYVCGPTVYNYIHIGNARSAIAFDTIRRYFEYTGYKVNYVSNFTDVDDKIIKAAKAEGISEKELSTRFEKAFHEDTAPLNIKDATVRPLATDHIQDIIEFVKDLVAKGFAYESAGDVYFRARKFPNYGHLAHQSLDDLETGASDRIDDGELARKEDPVDFAVWKGADPEIAITWDSPWGPGRPGWHIECSVMATKYLGNTIDIHGGGQDLAFPHHTNEIAQSEAHTGQTFANYWLHNGFVTVGDDNEKMSKSLGNFVTVHDIIKEVDPQVLRLMMATTQYRRPIAYTHTALQDAENILKRLETAYRNLEFRIKSGMEVNDVELDQAVETHKMAFIEAMDDDFNVANAMSAIADFATVLNVTAEATQVSAPSAQVALQEFAAMLKVLGVEVAPTEVESDASIDELIAERDAAKATKNYQRADEIREQLRTSGIVVEDTAAGTRWHRE; encoded by the coding sequence ATGTTACGCGTCTTTAATACCATGACTCGGGAGAAAGAAGACTTTCACCCCATCACCGAAGGAATTGTGAACATGTACGTTTGTGGACCAACCGTCTACAACTACATCCACATTGGGAATGCGCGTTCAGCGATTGCCTTTGATACAATTCGTCGGTATTTTGAATATACTGGCTACAAAGTGAATTATGTTTCTAACTTTACAGATGTTGATGACAAAATCATCAAAGCTGCGAAGGCGGAAGGAATTTCTGAAAAGGAATTATCAACGCGTTTTGAAAAAGCGTTCCATGAAGATACGGCGCCGTTGAACATTAAGGATGCCACGGTGCGGCCATTAGCCACTGATCACATTCAAGATATTATTGAATTTGTTAAAGATTTGGTAGCTAAAGGCTTTGCTTATGAATCTGCTGGCGATGTTTATTTTCGGGCGCGTAAGTTCCCCAATTACGGCCATTTAGCGCACCAAAGTCTTGATGATTTGGAAACTGGTGCTTCTGACCGGATTGATGATGGCGAACTCGCACGCAAGGAAGATCCCGTTGATTTTGCGGTTTGGAAGGGTGCTGATCCTGAAATTGCAATTACGTGGGATTCACCATGGGGACCTGGACGTCCGGGCTGGCACATCGAATGTTCAGTAATGGCGACCAAATACCTAGGCAACACGATTGATATTCATGGTGGTGGCCAAGATTTAGCATTCCCACACCATACTAATGAAATCGCCCAATCAGAAGCCCACACTGGTCAAACCTTTGCGAACTACTGGTTGCACAATGGTTTTGTGACTGTTGGTGATGATAACGAAAAAATGTCAAAATCACTGGGAAATTTTGTCACAGTCCACGACATTATCAAAGAAGTTGATCCACAAGTACTCCGTTTGATGATGGCGACAACGCAATACCGGCGCCCAATCGCCTATACCCACACAGCGTTACAAGATGCTGAAAATATTTTGAAGCGTTTGGAAACAGCCTACCGTAACCTGGAATTCCGGATTAAATCAGGGATGGAAGTCAATGACGTTGAACTTGACCAAGCGGTAGAAACCCACAAGATGGCATTTATTGAAGCGATGGATGATGACTTTAATGTTGCCAATGCGATGAGTGCGATTGCTGATTTTGCGACGGTCTTGAATGTCACTGCAGAAGCAACCCAAGTTTCAGCACCTTCAGCGCAAGTAGCGTTGCAAGAATTTGCCGCAATGTTAAAGGTGCTTGGGGTTGAAGTTGCACCTACGGAAGTTGAATCAGATGCCTCAATTGACGAATTAATTGCCGAACGCGATGCTGCCAAGGCAACTAAAAATTACCAACGTGCTGATGAAATTCGCGAACAATTGCGCACCAGCGGGATTGTTGTTGAAGACACAGCTGCAGGTACCCGCTGGCACCGTGAATAA
- a CDS encoding leucine-rich repeat domain-containing protein: MKNKTLAAFGLASALVVSTAVTPVTALAAHTADLVRTEMTITKQNNKIATNATNIGEGKAFAQLIPDAQLRAAIYAYGFVDSDKGPLWDPQITIDADGNVTVNGPGTENPNYNGGFLWQRDEQGSGYYDLLDTSDDVNAVKDVLALIVQLPLTRQNGLGITDLTGIKNLVNLRVLDMHADQGAPHAITAIKGKAFQGMKQLAHIHLNGNGLTEIAVDAFVGDFNLADLYIENNNVTNFDALQALKPDCNVKADWDKVTGWENGINDLASKLGVPTKPIVAGNAANAIEFAQFKQELLLKQAVATQNVSQAIAAAGLIVGTGGLKDPAVVNAINALNAAKNSGQYSQVANLLAALTTAVNNYKTEVTKQANAAVNKETVKDGDGKTNVAKARTALKNALKANSANYDQLVQLTAQLNNALAKTTVNKYSVKLATTKTYHLHKYAQGQVKGQKANGATVTATVNGKQIGKTKVKNGKFKLTYKQKLKKNQKIKFSVSRADEAMVVHQTGTTTRKVVVSPKVTATQFVIKKQQVAGKVTAKKGATIKVYKGKKVIKTIKLAKNAKNQTVKFKLKQKYANNAKLKLVVKNTHENGLGTTTVKKIKVQ; encoded by the coding sequence ATGAAAAATAAAACACTTGCGGCTTTCGGTCTTGCATCGGCTTTGGTTGTTTCAACGGCTGTAACCCCGGTAACAGCACTTGCAGCTCATACCGCAGACTTAGTGCGAACTGAAATGACAATTACAAAACAAAATAATAAAATCGCGACTAACGCAACTAATATTGGTGAAGGTAAGGCCTTTGCGCAATTGATTCCAGATGCACAATTACGCGCGGCAATTTATGCGTATGGTTTTGTTGATAGTGATAAAGGACCGCTCTGGGATCCCCAAATTACGATTGATGCAGATGGTAACGTAACTGTGAACGGACCAGGGACTGAAAATCCAAACTATAATGGTGGGTTCCTTTGGCAACGTGATGAACAAGGGAGTGGCTACTATGATTTATTAGACACTTCAGATGATGTTAATGCGGTTAAGGATGTCTTGGCATTGATTGTGCAATTGCCACTGACGAGACAAAACGGACTGGGAATCACTGATTTAACTGGTATCAAGAATTTAGTAAACTTACGCGTGCTTGATATGCATGCGGATCAAGGTGCACCACACGCTATCACAGCAATTAAGGGAAAAGCTTTCCAGGGAATGAAGCAGCTGGCGCACATTCATTTAAATGGTAATGGGCTTACTGAGATTGCTGTTGATGCATTTGTTGGTGATTTTAATTTAGCAGACTTGTACATTGAAAATAATAATGTGACTAATTTTGATGCGTTACAGGCCCTAAAACCGGATTGTAACGTTAAGGCTGATTGGGATAAAGTGACTGGCTGGGAAAATGGCATTAATGACTTGGCAAGTAAGTTAGGAGTGCCAACTAAGCCAATTGTAGCGGGAAATGCAGCTAATGCGATTGAATTTGCCCAATTTAAACAAGAATTGTTGCTTAAGCAAGCCGTTGCAACACAAAATGTCAGCCAAGCAATTGCTGCTGCAGGGCTCATTGTTGGGACTGGGGGCCTTAAAGATCCGGCCGTCGTCAATGCAATTAATGCGCTGAATGCAGCCAAAAATAGCGGCCAATACAGTCAAGTTGCTAATCTGTTAGCAGCACTAACAACTGCCGTTAATAATTATAAAACTGAAGTTACTAAGCAAGCAAATGCGGCCGTCAACAAGGAAACGGTGAAGGACGGGGATGGTAAGACCAACGTCGCTAAAGCCCGGACTGCATTGAAGAATGCATTGAAAGCGAACAGCGCAAACTATGATCAATTAGTGCAATTGACAGCACAATTGAACAACGCCTTAGCTAAAACGACAGTTAATAAGTACAGCGTGAAGTTAGCAACCACAAAAACCTATCATTTGCACAAATACGCTCAAGGCCAAGTTAAGGGGCAAAAAGCAAATGGTGCCACCGTCACAGCAACCGTAAATGGTAAGCAAATCGGGAAAACGAAGGTCAAAAACGGTAAATTCAAGTTAACGTACAAACAAAAGCTAAAGAAAAATCAAAAAATTAAATTTAGCGTTAGTCGTGCGGATGAAGCCATGGTCGTGCACCAAACAGGTACTACGACCCGTAAAGTTGTGGTTTCGCCAAAAGTTACTGCTACGCAATTTGTAATTAAGAAGCAACAAGTAGCAGGGAAAGTTACCGCTAAGAAGGGTGCTACAATCAAGGTTTACAAGGGCAAGAAGGTCATCAAGACGATCAAACTCGCCAAAAATGCCAAGAACCAAACCGTTAAATTTAAGTTGAAGCAAAAGTACGCTAACAACGCGAAACTGAAGTTGGTGGTTAAAAATACGCACGAAAACGGTTTAGGCACCACAACCGTGAAGAAGATTAAAGTGCAATAA
- a CDS encoding ISL3 family transposase — protein sequence MPTNNSILRATGLTDPNFNFHITDDGEFNYLTQNDKHDYATLNYAATLDVMPECCPYCAHPSLYRHSTEYSVHVLPSTNGYHQVLHLDKKRYKCNGCARTVVAQSHDLRDNSKITRPLLLQILDLARFDISAKLISYILKLSHTKIHKLLNATADRYRPNYDKQLTQFICIDEVQYMKNRYGFEMINGSNSDFIEIFPERTNAKVRGYLANFSLKNRKCVKLVVTDMNANYQTVVRRMFPNAQVVIDRFHTVQLAMKAVQSVRTGYQNTVDNRTRIYKILKSNWKLFLTNESKYDIFASRWFKGINQYAFTIDILDEVYTQCPNLGIACEIYQLILRAVNSRKEDEFVALLKNYKTTGTPMDTVIKTYKKYRRGIIESFRVKASNGRIEGINRRIKQMKRTAYGYAKPANFFHRIRLQLLNKHVLTSQFTKLMTE from the coding sequence ATGCCCACTAATAATTCTATCTTACGTGCCACTGGATTAACAGACCCAAATTTCAATTTTCACATTACTGATGATGGTGAGTTCAACTATCTTACTCAGAATGACAAACATGATTACGCAACCCTTAATTACGCCGCTACGCTTGATGTTATGCCTGAATGTTGCCCTTACTGTGCTCATCCAAGTTTGTATCGCCATTCCACGGAATATTCGGTTCACGTATTGCCTTCCACAAACGGTTATCATCAAGTCCTACATCTCGACAAAAAACGTTATAAGTGTAACGGCTGCGCCCGTACTGTTGTCGCCCAATCCCATGATTTACGGGACAATTCTAAAATTACACGCCCTTTATTGCTTCAAATACTCGACCTCGCACGATTTGATATCTCAGCCAAGTTGATTTCATATATCCTCAAACTATCACACACTAAGATTCATAAACTTCTCAACGCCACAGCTGACCGTTACCGGCCAAACTATGACAAACAACTCACCCAGTTTATTTGTATTGATGAAGTTCAATACATGAAAAATCGCTACGGCTTCGAAATGATCAATGGCTCGAATTCTGATTTTATCGAGATTTTCCCAGAGCGCACGAACGCTAAAGTTAGGGGCTATTTGGCGAATTTCTCGTTAAAAAATCGTAAATGTGTGAAACTTGTGGTCACTGATATGAACGCCAACTATCAAACTGTTGTCCGGCGGATGTTTCCTAACGCACAGGTCGTTATCGACCGCTTTCATACTGTCCAACTGGCGATGAAAGCCGTTCAATCTGTCCGAACTGGGTACCAAAACACTGTCGACAACCGTACTCGAATCTACAAAATTCTCAAGTCCAACTGGAAACTTTTCTTAACCAACGAGTCAAAGTATGATATTTTCGCATCGCGCTGGTTCAAAGGCATTAATCAATACGCTTTCACCATCGACATCCTTGATGAGGTCTATACCCAATGCCCAAACTTGGGCATTGCTTGCGAAATCTATCAGCTTATTTTACGGGCCGTAAACAGCCGCAAGGAAGATGAATTCGTTGCGCTACTTAAAAACTATAAAACTACTGGCACGCCCATGGATACTGTCATAAAAACTTATAAGAAATACAGACGTGGCATCATTGAATCGTTTAGAGTTAAAGCCAGTAACGGGCGTATTGAGGGCATTAATCGGCGCATTAAACAAATGAAACGGACTGCCTATGGTTACGCTAAACCCGCTAACTTCTTCCATCGGATTCGTCTCCAATTATTAAATAAACACGTTTTAACATCACAATTTACTAAATTGATGACAGAATAA